From Saccharomyces paradoxus chromosome IX, complete sequence, one genomic window encodes:
- the RRT14 gene encoding Rrt14p (similar to YIL127C) produces MSSSLSQTSKYQATSVVNGLLSNLLPGVPKIRANNGKASVNNGSKAQLIDRNLKKRVQLQNRDVHKIKRRCKLAKKKQVKKHKYDKEQLEQLAKYQVLKKHQQEGTLTEHERKYLNKLIKRNSQNLRSWDLEEEVRDELDDIQQYILKQTVSTANADRSKRRRFKRKQFKEDIKESDSVKDHRYPGLTPGLAPVGLSDEEDSSEED; encoded by the coding sequence ATGTCATCTTCACTCAGCCAAACTTCGAAATATCAGGCCACATCTGTTGTTAATGGGCTGCTATCAAATCTTTTACCTGGCGTTCCTAAAATCAGAGCTAATAATGGCAAAGCCAGCGTAAACAATGGGTCGAAGGCTCAGTTAATCGAtagaaatttgaaaaagagggTACAGTTACAAAATAGAGATGTTCacaaaatcaaaagaagatgtAAGTtagctaaaaaaaaacaggTCAAGAAACACAAATACGATAAGGAGCAACTTGAACAGCTGGCGAAGTATcaggttttgaaaaaacatCAACAAGAGGGCACTTTAACTGAACATGAGAGGAAGTATTTGAACAAGTTGATTAAAAGAAACTCTCAAAATTTAAGGTCGTGGGATTTAGAGGAGGAAGTACGAGATGAGCTTGACGACATCCAGCAATACATCTTGAAACAAACAGTTTCCACCGCGAACGCGGACAGGAGTAAAAGAAGGAGATTCAAGAGAAAACAatttaaagaagatatCAAAGAGAGCGATTCTGTTAAAGATCATAGGTATCCTGGTCTGACCCCGGGTTTAGCACCTGTAGGACTAAGTGACGAGGAAGATTCTAGCGAAGAAGATTAA
- the MET18 gene encoding Met18p (Component of cytosolic iron-sulfur protein assembly (CIA) machinery~similar to YIL128W), translating into MSGGELTSIALSSFYLSAFIVVGIDRGKRKELGFTMTPDELNSAIVTFMANLNIDDSRANETASVVTDSIVHRSIKLLEVVVTLKDYFLSEDEVERKKALTCLSTILAKTPKDHLSKNECSVIFKFYQSKFDDQALVNEVLEGFAALAPMKFVSINEIAQLLRLLLDNYQQGQHLASTRLLPFKILRKIFDRFFFNVSSSEQVKRINNLFIETFLHIANGEKDPRNLLLSFALNQSITSTLQNVESFKEDLFDVLFCYFPITFKPPKHDPYKISNQDLKTALRSAITATPLFAEDAYSNLLDKLTASSPVVKNDTLLTLLECVRKFGGSSILGNWKLLWNALKFEIMQNSEGNENTLLNPYNKDQSSDDMGQYTNYDACLKIVNLMALQLYNFDKVSFEKFFTHILDELKPNFEYEKNLKQTCQILSAIGSGNVEIFNKVISSAFPLFLINTSEIAKLKLLIMNFSFFVDSYIDLFGRISKDSLEVPVPNNKMAEYKDEIIMILSMALTSSSKSEVTIRTLSVIQFTKMIKMKGFLTPEEVSLIIQYFTETILTDNNKNIYYACLEGLKTISEIYEDLVFEISLKKLLDLLPDYFGEKIRVNDEENIQIETILKIILDFTTSRHILVKESITSLATKLNRVAKFAKSKEYCFLLISTIYSLFNNNQNEKVLKEEDALALKHAIEPKLFEIITQESAIVNDNYNLTLLSNVLFFINLKIPQNIHQEELERYNNLFISGGHIRILDTPNILAISYAKILSALNKNCQFPQKFTVLVETVQLLKTHAPRMTQTEKLGYLELLLVLSNKYVPEEDVIGLFDWEDLSLINLEVMVWLTKGLIMQNSFKSSEIAKKLINLLSNEEVGSLVAKLFEVFVMDISSLKKFKGINWNNNVKILYKQKFFSDIFQTLVNNYKNTVDMTIKCNYLTALSLVLKHTPSQSVGPFINDLFPLLLQALDMPDPEVRVSALETLKDTTDKHQSLITEHISTIVPLLLSLALPQRYNNVSVRLIALQLLEMITTVVPLNYCLSYQDDVLNGLIPVLSDKKRMIRKQCIDTRQVYYELGQIPFE; encoded by the coding sequence ATGAGCGGTGGAGAACTAACCTCTATTGCATTATCTAGTTTTTATCTATCAGCTTTCATTGTTGTCGGTATTGATCgaggaaaaaggaaggaaCTAGGATTTACAATGACACCAGACGAACTAAATTCGGCCATCGTTACCTTTATGGccaatttgaatattgaTGATTCGAGAGCCAACGAAACTGCTTCCGTAGTAACAGATTCTATTGTCCACCGATCAATCAAATTGCTGGAAGTTGTTGTCACGTTAAAagattattttctttcggAGGATGAGgtagaaagaaagaaggcGTTGACATGTTTATCTACTATCTTAGCAAAGACCCCTAAGGACCACCTATCTAAAAACGAATGCTCAGTTATATTTAAGTTTTACCAATCTAAGTTTGACGATCAAGCACTTGTAAATGAAGTTTTGGAGGGCTTCGCTGCATTAGCGCCAATGAAATTTGTTTCCATTAATGAAATAGCCCAACTTCTGAGATTATTGCTAGACAACTATCAACAAGGCCAGCATTTAGCATCGACTAGACTGTTacctttcaaaattttgagaaaaatatttgatagatttttcttcaatgtaTCATCGAGCGAACAAGTCAAACGGATCAACAATTTATTCATTGAAACGTTTCTTCATATTGCCAATGGGGAAAAAGACCCTagaaatttattattgtcGTTTGCACTCAATCAATCTATTACGTCGACCCTGCAAAATGTGGAGAGCTTTAAAGAAGACTTATTCGatgttttattttgctATTTCCCAATCACTTTCAAGCCGCCAAAGCATGATCCCTACAAGATTTCTAACCAAGATTTAAAAACTGCCCTGAGGTCAGCCATTACTGCAACGCCATTATTTGCCGAGGATGCTTATAGCAATTTGCTCGACAAGCTCACTGCTTCTTCACCGGTAGTGAAAAATGATACACTCTTGACGCTATTAGAATGCGTTAGAAAATTCGGTGGCTCTTCTATATTAGGAAATTGGAAGCTACTTTGGAATGctttaaaatttgaaattatgCAAAACAGTGAAGGAAACGAAAACACCTTACTAAATCCATATAATAAAGACCAATCAAGCGATGATATGGGCCAGTATACTAACTACGATGCTTGTTTGAAAATTGTCAATCTGATGGCATTACAGCTATACAACTTTGACAAAGTatcatttgaaaagttcttcACTCATATATTAGATGAGTTGAAACCAAACTTCgaatatgaaaagaatttgaagCAAACCTGTCAGATTTTATCTGCCATAGGTAGCGGAAACGTTGAGATATTTAATAAGGTCATTTCATCCGCCTTCCCCTTGTTTTTGATTAATACATCTGAAATTGCCAAATTGAAGCTGCTGattatgaatttttctttttttgttgattcATACATTGATTTGTTTGGAAGAATATCTAAAGATTCATTGGAGGTACCGGTGCCAAATAACAAAATGGCCGAATATAAAGATGAGATCATAATGATTCTAAGCATGGCCTTGACCAGCAGCTCCAAGTCAGAGGTTACCATAAGGACTCTATCTGTGATTCaatttacaaaaatgaTTAAAATGAAGGGCTTTTTGACCCCAGAGGAAGTTTCATTAATCATCCAATACTTCACAGAAACAATACTAACCGAtaacaacaaaaatatatacTACGCTTGTTTGGAAGGGTTAAAGACAATCAGCGAGATATACGAGGATTtagtttttgaaatatctttgaaaaaattattggaTCTGTTACCTGATTATTTTGGGGAAAAAATTCGTgtaaatgatgaagagaatATTCAGATTGAaacaattttaaaaattatTCTTGACTTTACCACTTCGAGACATATTTTGGTCAAAGAGAGCATTACATCTTTAGCAACAAAATTGAACAGAGTAGCTAAATTTGCCAAATCCAAAGAATATTGCTTTCTACTTATTTCAACTATCTATTCTctttttaataataatcaaAATGAGAAAGtattaaaagaagaagatgctCTTGCGCTCAAGCATGCCATTGAACCAAAATTATTTGAGATAATTACTCAGGAATCGGCCATTGTAAATGACAATTACAATTTGACACTCCTTTCTAacgttcttttcttcattaatttAAAAATCCCACAGAATATACAccaagaagaattagaaaGGTATAACAaccttttcatttctgGAGGTCACATAAGAATCTTGGACACACCAAACATATTGGCTATTTCATATGCTAAAATATTATCTGCACTCAACAAAAACTGTCAATTCCCTCAAAAATTTACAGTACTTGTTGAAACGGTTCAACTACTTAAAACACACGCTCCAAGAATGACccaaactgaaaaattagGATATCTGGAATTACTGTTGGTCTTATCAAATAAGTATGTCCCTGAAGAAGATGTAATAGGATTATTTGATTGGGAAGACTTATCATTGATTAATCTTGAAGTAATGGTTTGGTTGACCAAAGGATTAATAATGCAGAACTCTTTTAAGTCATCTGAAATCGCAAAAAAACTCATCAACTTATTATCTAATGAAGAGGTTGGTTCACTTGTAGCCAAGCtgtttgaagtttttgTCATGGATATCAgttctttaaagaaatttaaaGGTATCAATTGGAATAATAATGTTAAAATCTTgtataaacaaaaattctttagcgatatttttcaaacgcTAGTCAACAACTATAAAAATACCGTGGATATGACCATTAAATGCAATTATTTGACCGCCTTATCTTTGGTGTTGAAGCACACCCCAAGCCAGTCGGTAGGTCCTTTCATTAACGATTTGTTCCCGCTTTTGTTGCAGGCTTTGGATATGCCTGATCCGGAAGTAAGGGTATCCGCTTTAGAAACCCTGAAGGACACTACGGATAAACATCAAAGTTTGATCACGGAGCACATAAGCACAATAGTTCCATTATTGCTATCTCTTGCTCTTCCGCAAAGATATAATAATGTCAGTGTCAGGTTGATAGCCTTACAACTTCTAGAAATGATCACGACTGTGGTACCTCTAAACTATTGCCTAAGCTATCAGGACGATGTTTTAAACGGTTTAATACCAGTTTTATCCGACAAAAAGAGAATGATAAGAAAGCAATGCATTGACACAAGACAGGTTTATTATGAATTAGGTCAAATTCCGTTTGAATAG
- the TAO3 gene encoding Tao3p (Component of the RAM signaling network~similar to YIL129C) — translation MASRFTFPPQRDQGIGFTFPPTNTVENSNNNNQISIDIDPSSQDRSKRVSEVPGNILPLQQSVANAPIIDIPSPIDMSEGTSSNDQLLLRQQQQQQPGEGQVPSSTFIEEQSDQNNISMILSEQQKQPNMQESAPADITAKSVAEDYVTTLRQQMATDWKSPSEYALHILFTKFIRYAENKLNMCLQQLDMVEPPIVEILGEDVDPSFDEIIKSLGHIAKKKPKPVIDAMMFWRKTKSEAANSASEEVEKLLKDYEFEKAHPSQAHFLMNRRLSRSSSNTTSKYKHNNGINSLPGMKRHASSSLTNKAPLIKASNGNNSTISSPPVANSQLKSLENAIDVAKEEAFLADRKSLISIYILCRVLNEIVKQASSNEEEDLSDKLEEIVFTQLKTTDPLSISSSLIKSSNWNSFAELLGSMSEKKFLSVSDRFIADLEKIPAYIPPELEPSTHLLILGMRYLKLKNYPLEKFEESADFMKSLSKFFTKTENFPVCLAYAEVTNQLLLPLAGSLTAEVNHPTWVEAMSTLLNTAKRLQADNKYWVSGFKLTVSILCASPPDLFSKQWLSLLEANASKVKSKSLNERIIFAVGLSRLVWVYLYRCPETLNNTTRTLTKLLQLYLNTRKKENWITGDFGLLNPLTDALISIGFLHPNFLMEQALIPLIRQSFNGSNLENINYEKLILTINTYKGLLVTKERPKFPEDDNRLYELNLNNITVNQVQEASSINHKEISDYFYKLFLLLDSSIGSEVWSPENQHQKQSSNAFSPFGFSFSNDNDSSKNKSFYVILFGTIIEAIPCCLSISRTIPYKSTIEILSRNAVHSEVMISSSSQNALRALASKKNPYTLVTWFAKYSFDFDEKTQSSYNMSYLSSKEYNRLLMLYVELLECWLEEFQSSNKEENKKETGLDGIRLLPIDPEQEESNETEKLEWKNTVTVIEEVEGNGLFFLCSHDAKIRRLGIQILRIIFKFDEAMMEKTEKLSSGHSRSSSHFAADRGTRLIDLLNECNTTTLINPHKATLSAVEKTRFSRLNSKYKRGLLIKLAESEYGVDAALWQRAFPKLLALVFKTCPMAMALCRSIVCIRLVQVHEIILRVANDVDFKLKNVLPETIVNQWKLYLIAACTSLTSTFDQKLHIPSNIPQHGRKKSQQIFTVQHQKIKSAKSIFKMVLPLLNAKYIMIRDAIITGLSSMNINIFKAYVEAIDVFLVAWKEESTNNQIRVEMFHILTILSPYLKADMIFNDEWILRKLSEFLQKTKQFLEKDSVQISYEYQSLRSYFAGLILSYYMAVREHPLINELFPFQARASCFNYLKEWCGYGEYEPISEERYAIMIKNTDNGRDRTAITTGIEFQKNRLQMIVLETMVVLCSDPITQTLDDNLELPIVISFDTEDLLAWIEALFDSDNTTVKNLGVRALENLLDKNRENFKLFRDVAFQCVSHHSHPSVAVLYYTTLCKSVLKLDNLVLDEDELVSLGLYGLVADKEDTRTFAVDLLSAVETKLHNSSYTKVFKERLANSSKTVYKSTAKEISSIFAELLSQDLCLRIFSSLVRILDLFPFEIKRDLLVLMVPWVNKFTLKSLEELDTFMVLNNLFYITIDLNDSLPNEVEQLWISLGKGNSFQNIHVSLEYIINSSMNHCNPLFVQYARDIVLYLANIPGGIGLLDTLLNNLEPKCMVPLAKHTFTEPMNNNKYSFLGNIWERLNYNGKRIIFSKAQLSIIFLVNLLTNLSESVKAKIPLLLHMSICLLDHYVPLIHESACKIASTLIFGLAPSHEKSEETVKLLRNKHALWSYDNLMKKGARSPKTMDLLIRNIISIFTDLHEFQVTWQRIALKWATTCSVRHIACRSFQIFRSLLTFLDQEMLRDMLHRLSNTISDGNVDIQGFAMQILMTLNAIMAELDPTNLISFPQLFWSITACLSSIHEQEFIEVLSCLSKFISKIDLDSPDTVQCLVAIFPSNWEGRFDGLQQIVMTGLRSANSLEITWKFLDKLNLLKDSRIIANTESRLLFALIANLPRFLNAMDRKDFTGIQVAADSLIELANAYKQPSLSRLIDSLAKNKFRSKKDFMSQVVSFISRNYFPSYSAQTLVFLLGLLFNKIGWIRVQTLEILKYVFPLIDLRRPEFIGVGADLISPLLRLLFTEYEAKALEVLDCVPNVSGSKMDKDVLRITMGNKDVKDGDNATTTLFGLPEDSGWSVPMPTMTAATTRHNVHAVFMTCGTSKSDEVSTHGSDDMDAVIEFHADGDYELGRMDTIVEFHADGDYDLGRMDTNDSISVAEEKDASLSHMWAELDNLDSFFTKDTNVPNISSKMGIGIPHGRSDSIETTRTDQTFSFESAPQLYDKKVSVILNRSLSRTPSNVSFKTHLADSFAVKINRNGKPRI, via the coding sequence ATGGCCTCGAGATTTACTTTTCCGCCCCAGAGGGATCAAGGCATTGGATTCACCTTCCCACCGACAAATACGGTAGAAAATtctaacaacaataacCAGATATCAATAGATATTGATCCTTCAAGCCAGGATCGCTCGAAACGAGTAAGCGAAGTGCCAGGTAATATACTTCCTCTTCAGCAATCCGTCGCAAATGCACCTATTATTGATATTCCATCTCCTATTGATATGTCGGAAGGCACTTCCTCAAATGATCAACTACTTTTAcgacaacaacagcagcaacagccGGGAGAGGGCCAAGTTCCTTCATCAACCTTCATTGAGGAGCAAAGTGATCAAAACAATATATCAATGATACTATCTGAACAACAAAAGCAGCCAAATATGCAAGAGTCGGCGCCCGCGGACATTACAGCAAAATCTGTAGCAGAGGATTACGTAACCACTTTGAGGCAGCAAATGGCTACAGATTGGAAAAGTCCATCAGAATATGCTCTTCATATCCTTTTTACAAAGTTTATTCGTTATGCGGAGAACAAACTAAATATGTGTCTGCAGCAATTGGACATGGTAGAACCCCCAATCGTAGAAATCCTTGGAGAAGACGTTGACCCCAGCTTTGATGAAATCATCAAATCTCTAGGTCAtattgcaaagaaaaaaccgAAACCTGTAATTGATGCAATGATGTTTTGGAGGAAGACAAAATCTGAGGCGGCCAACTCTGCTTCAGAAGAAGTGGAAAAACTACTGAAAGATTATGAGTTTGAAAAGGCGCATCCCTCTCAGGctcattttttgatgaatagGCGTCTATCAAGATCTTCGAGTAATACAACCTCGAAGTATAAACATAATAACGGTATCAATAGCCTTCCTGGCATGAAAAGGCACGCGTCCTCATCTCTTACCAACAAGGCTCCCTTGATTAAGGCTAGTAACGGTAACAATAGCACTATTTCAAGTCCGCCCGTGGCGAACTCACAATTGAAAAGTCTAGAAAACGCAATTGATGTAGCAAAAGAGGAAGCATTCCTTGCGGACAGAAAATCCCTGATTAGTATATACATCCTCTGCAGGGTGCTAAATGAAATTGTTAAGCAGGCATCCAgcaatgaagaagaagatttatCAGATAAGCTAGAAGAGATTGTTTTCACTCAGTTGAAAACCACTGATCCACTTTCTATATCATCTAGTTTAATCAAGTCTTCAAATTGGAATTCCTTTGCTGAACTTCTGGGCTCTATgtctgaaaagaaatttttgtcAGTCAGTGATAGATTTATAGCGGATCTAGAAAAAATCCCAGCGTATATACCTCCTGAGTTAGAGCCAAGTACACATTTGTTGATTCTTGGTATGAGATATCTGAAGTTAAAAAACTATCCGCTGGAGAAATTTGAGGAGAGTGCAGATTTTATGAAAAGTTTATCGAAGTTCTTCACGAAGactgaaaattttccagTTTGTTTGGCGTATGCTGAAGTCACTAATCAGTTATTGTTGCCTTTGGCCGGCTCATTGACAGCAGAAGTTAACCATCCTACGTGGGTAGAAGCAATGTCTACTTTACTGAACACTGCCAAGAGGCTACAAGCTGATAATAAGTATTGGGTTAGTGGTTTCAAACTAACAGTCTCTATTTTGTGTGCATCACCACCAgatttattttctaaaCAATGGTTGTCGCTGTTGGAGGCAAATGCCTCAAAAGTTAAGTCCAAAAGTTTGAACGAAAGAATTATTTTTGCAGTTGGTTTATCGAGATTAGTTTGGGTTTATCTGTACAGATGCCCAGAAACTTTAAATAATACCACAAGGACACTAACTAAGCTTTTACAACTATATTTGAACACAAGGAAAAAGGAGAATTGGATAACCGGCGATTTTGGGCTCTTAAACCCATTGACAGATGCCCTAATATCAATTGGATTTTTGCATCCGAATTTTTTAATGGAACAAGCTTTAATTCCATTGATACGACAATCTTTCAATGGCTCTAACCTGGAAAATATCAACTACGAAAAGCTGATTTTGACTATAAATACATACAAAGGTTTGTTGGTTACGAAAGAGAGGCCAAAGTTTCCTGAGGATGATAATAGACTTTATGAATTAAATTTAAACAACATCACAGTAAATCAGGTTCAAGAAGCGTCTTCCATAAACCACAAAGAAATATCAGATTACTTTTATAAATTATTCCTTCTATTGGACTCGAGCATTGGCTCTGAAGTTTGGTCTCCTGAAAATCAGCATCAAAAGCAATCATCAAACGCATTCAGTCCATTTGGCTTTAGCTTTTCTAATGACAATGACTCAAGTAAAAACAAGTCGTTTTATGTTATATTGTTCGGCACTATCATTGAAGCTATACCATGTTGCCTTTCTATTTCACGTACTATCCCATACAAATCTACTATTGAGATTTTATCAAGGAACGCTGTTCATTCTGAGGTAATGATCTCTTCTAGCAGTCAAAATGCACTAAGAGCATTGGCCTCTAAGAAGAATCCATACACTCTAGTCACATGGTTTGCCAAATATTCATTCGATTTCGATGAAAAGACACAATCAAGCTATAACATGTCGTACTTGTCatcaaaagaatataacAGATTATTGATGCTTTATGTTGAACTATTGGAGTGCTGGTTAGAAGAATTTCAGTCATCTaataaagaggaaaataagaaagaaactggTTTGGATGGAATTCGCTTGTTGCCGATCGATCCAGAACAAGAGGAAAGTAACGAAACCGAAAAACTGGAGTGGAAAAATACAGTGACAGTTATTGAAGAGGTAGAAGGGAACGGTCTATTTTTCCTCTGTTCACACGACGCAAAAATTCGTAGATTGGGTATTCAGATATTGagaattatttttaaattcGACGAGGCAATGATggaaaaaacagaaaaattatcaagCGGACACTCTAGATCATCATCCCATTTCGCAGCTGATCGTGGAACAAGACTTATTGATCTATTGAATGAGTGTAATACTACTACTTTAATTAATCCACATAAAGCAACATTAAGTGCAGTTGAAAAAACAAGATTCAGTCGACTGAATTCCAAATATAAAAGGGGTTTACTTATTAAGCTGGCCGAATCAGAGTATGGAGTGGATGCTGCGCTATGGCAAAGAGCCTTTCCTAAATTGCTGGCATTGGTTTTCAAAACCTGTCCTATGGCAATGGCATTGTGTCGATCTATTGTTTGTATAAGGCTCGTGCAAGTGCACGAAATAATTCTACGGGTAGCAAATGATGTTGATTTCAAACTCAAAAACGTTTTACCGGAAACAATAGTAAACCAATGGAAGCTATATTTGATTGCTGCATGTACTTCATTAACGTCCACGTTTGACCAAAAACTGCATATTCCCTCCAATATTCCTCAACATGGCAGGAAAAAGAGTCAACAAATCTTTACTGTTCAGCACCAAAAGATCAAATCTGCGAAATCAATCTTCAAGATGGTTCTTCCTTTATTAAATGCAAAGTATATTATGATTAGGGATGCCATAATAACGGGGCTAAGTTCAATGAATATCAACATTTTTAAAGCATACGTCGAGGCTATTGATGTATTTTTAGTTGCATGGAAAGAAGAGAGCACCAACAATCAAATCAGGGTGGAAATGTTTCATATTTTGACTATTTTATCACCGTATTTAAAGGCGGATATGATATTTAATGATGAATGGATACTTCGGAAATTATCAGAGTTTTTgcaaaaaacaaaacagtTCCTTGAGAAGGACTCTGTACAGATCTCCTACGAGTATCAATCACTGCGAAGCTACTTTGCAGGTCTTATATTGAGCTATTATATGGCAGTAAGAGAGCATCCACTAATTAATGAGTTGTTTCCCTTCCAAGCACGTGCATCATGTTTCAATTACTTAAAGGAATGGTGTGGTTATGGTGAGTATGAGCCCATATCTGAAGAAAGATATGCCATAATGATTAAAAATACAGACAATGGCAGAGATAGAACCGCTATTACAACCGGTATAGAGTTCCAAAAAAACAGGTTGCAGATGATCGTGTTAGAGACTATGGTTGTTTTATGTTCAGATCCAATAACCCAAACTTTGGACGATAATTTAGAGTTACCCATTGTAATCTCTTTCGATACTGAAGATTTGCTTGCTTGGATCGAAGCACTTTTTGACTCCGACAACACTACCGTAAAAAATCTTGGAGTGCGTGCTTTGGAGAATCTATTGGACAAAAATAgggaaaatttcaaactGTTTAGAGATGTCGCTTTCCAATGTGTTTCACACCATTCACATCCTTCGGTAGCTGTTTTATACTACACTACACTTTGTAAATCcgttttgaaattggatAATTTGGTAttagatgaagatgaattaGTCTCTTTGGGTTTGTATGGACTAGTGGCAGATAAGGAAGATACCAGGACATTTGCTGTTGATTTACTTTCAGCTGTTGAAACAAAGTTACATAACTCCTCTTATACCAAAGTATTTAAGGAGAGACTagcaaattcttcaaagacAGTTTACAAATCAACTGCGAAGGAAATTTCTAGCATATTCGCCGAATTGCTCTCTCAAGATTTGTGTTTGAGGATATTTTCTAGCTTGGTTAGAATACTTGATTTATTTCCTTTCGAAATAAAAAGGGATTTATTGGTGCTTATGGTACCTTGGGTAAACAAGTTTACGCTGAAATCTTTAGAAGAGCTGGACACCTTTATGGTATTGAATAACCTATTTTACATTACCATTGATCTCAACGATTCATTACCGAACGAAGTAGAGCAGTTGTGGATTTCTCTTGGCAAGGGtaattcttttcaaaatatacATGTATCATTGGAGTACATCataaattcttcaatgaatCATTGTAATCCATTGTTTGTTCAGTATGCAAGAGATATTGTATTGTATTTGGCAAATATTCCTGGTGGTATTGGACTACTTGATACTCTATTGAATAACCTGGAACCCAAATGCATGGTTCCTTTAGCCAAGCATACGTTTACTGAGCCAATGAACAATAATAAGTATTCCTTTTTAGGAAATATTTGGGAACGTCTAAATTACAATGGtaaaagaattattttttctaagGCGCAGCTTTCGATCATCTTTTTAGTGAATTTGTTAACTAATTTGAGTGAATCTgtaaaagcaaaaattcCCCTTTTATTACATATGTCCATTTGCTTGCTTGACCATTATGTGCCGCTTATTCATGAAAGCGCGTGTAAAATTGCATCTACATTGATATTTGGGTTAGCACCAAGTCACGAAAAGTCTGAGGAAACTGTGAAATTGCTAAGAAATAAGCATGCCTTGTGGTCATATGAtaatttgatgaaaaaaggtGCTAGATCACCGAAAACTATGGATTTACTAATAAGGAATATAATTTCTATATTCACAGACCTACATGAATTTCAAGTGACTTGGCAAAGGATTGCCTTAAAGTGGGCAACTACTTGCTCAGTTAGGCATATAGCGTGTAGGTcatttcaaatctttagATCGTTATTAACATTTCTAGATCAGGAAATGCTGCGTGATATGCTTCATAGGCTCTCGAATACTATATCGGATGGAAATGTCGACATACAAGGATTTGCCATGCAAATCCTGATGACTTTGAATGCGATCATGGCCGAACTTGATCCAACGAATTTGATCAGTTTCCCGCAATTGTTCTGGTCGATTACAGCATGTTTGAGCAGCATTcatgaacaagaatttattgaagTATTATCATGTTTAAGTAAGTTCATTTCTAAGATTGACTTAGATTCTCCGGATACTGTACAGTGTTTAGTTGCCATCTTTCCTTCAAATTGGGAAGGCCGCTTCGATGGTTTACAACAAATAGTTATGACTGGACTGCGATCTGCAAATTCCTTGGAAATTACatggaaatttttggataagttaaatttgttgaaagatAGCCGAATTATAGCAAATACAGAATCTAGGCTGCTTTTTGCATTAATAGCAAACCTTCCGAGATTTTTGAATGCAATGGATCGCAAAGATTTTACGGGCATCCAGGTTGCTGCGGATTCATTAATTGAACTTGCAAATGCATACAAGCAACCTTCCCTCTCCCGTTTAATAGATTCTTtggcaaaaaataaatttagATCGAAGAAAGATTTTATGAGCCAAGTAGTGAGCTTCATATCTAGAAACTACTTTCCCTCGTATTCCGCTCAAACGTTGGTATTCCTTCTGGGCCTTTTGTTCAATAAAATAGGATGGATCAGAGTTCAAACTCTAgagattttgaaatatgtTTTTCCCCTAATTGATTTAAGAAGGCCAGAGTTTATTGGAGTCGGTGCTGATTTGATCTCTCCGTTACTAAGATTATTATTTACTGAATACGAAGCAAAGGCTTTGGAAGTCTTAGATTGCGTGCCGAATGTTTCCGGAAGTAAGATGGATAAGGACGTTCTAAGGATAACCATGGGAAATAAAGATGTGAAAGATGGCGATAATGCTACCACTACCTTGTTTGGTTTGCCTGAAGATAGCGGTTGGTCTGTTCCTATGCCAACAATGACCGCGGCTACGACTAGGCACAACGTTCACGCAGTGTTTATGACATGTGGCACAAGCAAATCAGATGAAGTCTCTACACACGGATCGGATGATATGGATGCAGTTATCGAATTTCATGCGGATGGTGACTACGAACTTGGCAGGATGGATACAATTGTCGAGTTTCATGCGGACGGCGATTATGACCTTGGTAGAATGGATACAAATGATTCCATTTCTGTtgcagaagaaaaggacGCTTCACTAAGTCATATGTGGGCAGAACTGGATAACCTTGATAGCTTTTTCACAAAGGATACAAATGTGCCGAATATTTCGTCTAAAATGGGCATAGGAATTCCACATGGACGTTctgattcaattgaaacCACTCGCACTGATCaaactttttcctttgagTCTGCTCCACAGTTGTATGACAAAAAGGTCTCAGTCATACTGAACAGAAGCCTATCTAGAACCCCATCTAATGTTTCATTTAAAACCCATTTGGCTGATTCCTTTGCTGTGAAAATAAACAGGAACGGTAAGCCGAGAATATAA